One Conger conger chromosome 18, fConCon1.1, whole genome shotgun sequence DNA window includes the following coding sequences:
- the LOC133118353 gene encoding glycine N-acyltransferase-like protein 3, translated as MKILNKAALQHAEKVLWSYLPKGFMAYGYLFAMNRDKRPTLEVVVDSWPDFKTIICRPHQKSEHTLLYNEELTFFSTDEKVLKRMLTEDSILDWNKYFKIGGIDMLHTTMLKDISATKNVTMRPCGVTHLLELQDPNHLPHLTVSRDVEARISSLNEFHVGLVNETWKRGGDENGFQVIKHLISHFPTCCITDEEGRPVSWVLLYDYCAMGMLYTLPEHRGKGYAKILVSTMAARLHAQGYPVYCYIEEENQVSYRLFKKLGFTEDPSYRATWFEFNY; from the exons ATGAAGATTTTAAATAAGGCTGCATTACAACACGCAGAAAAGGTTCTGTGGTCATACTTACCAAAAGGCTTCATG GCTTATGGATATCTGTTTGCTATGAATAGAGACAAACGACCTACACTAGAGGTTGTTGTGGACTCCTGGCCTGATTTTAAAACCATCATTTGTCGACCGCACCAAAAG AGTGAACACACCCTGCTTTATAATGAGGAACTGACTTTCTTCAGTACTGATGAGAAGGTTCTTAAGAGAATGTTGACAGAAGACAGCATCTTAGATTGGAATAAATACTTCAAAATTGGAG GGATTGACATGCTTCATACCACCATGTTGAAGGACATCTCTGCCACAAAAAACGTCACAATGAGACCGTGTGGTGTAACTCACCTCCTGGAATTACAAGACCCAAATCACCTTCCTCACCTGACAGTGAGCAG AGATGTGGAGGCCAGGATCTCCTCCCTGAATGAATTCCATGTCGGTTTGGTGAATGAAACCTGGAAACGTGGAGGTGATGAAAATGGTTTCCAAGTAATCAAACATCTGATAAGCCACTTCCCCACATGTTGCATCACTGATGAAGAAGGCCGTCCAGTTTCCTGGGTGCTGCTGTATGATTACTGTGCCATGGGGATGCTATACACCCTGCCAGAGCACAGGGGGAAGGGCTATGCCAAGATCCTGGTGAGCACCATGGCAGCAAGGCTCCATGCCCAGGGTTACCCTGTGTACTGCTACATCGAGGAGGAGAACCAGGTCTCCTACAGGCTCTTTAAGAAACTGGGCTTTACTGAGGACCCCTCCTACAGGGCCACCTGGTTTGAGTTCAACTACTAA